A genomic region of Xanthomonas fragariae contains the following coding sequences:
- a CDS encoding N-acetylmuramoyl-L-alanine amidase yields the protein MTPGIRKFCVSVLTASLSLAVFAAWAGEIKGVGVSTGATGTRAEIQLAGSSGFKTLSLANPNRLVVDFPDSSGMRGLKLPPATGLVTSVRTGQPVPGTFRVVFELATPVTPLKPQMQTLGSASTLVIEWPGDPVPAASTVVTTTTASAAMPPTRPVNAQAEAARATAALAASAQSASSMPSPPSAPSVPASAMPTVTPAPLPIAVATGVPTPRPGITPVTTSTAAPAGVAGNSPDRVTVTTAGAPVGAAMNGSRASAAAILNGGSAPVAAMSANTSAAMPNAASGAVAAANDDDIPPRPVLPSEAWRVKMAPGMRPLIVAIDPGHGGQDPGAMGPTGKREKDVTLAVGRELARQINATPGMKAYLTRDTDVFIPLPMRAQKARAAKADIFISIHADAAENRSATGSSVYVLSTKGASSQRARWLADKENAADLVGGVRLQQTESTLANVLLDLAQSGHMKASEDAAGHVLGGLKRIGNNHKPSLERANFAVLRTSDMPAMLVETAFISNPDEERRLIDPAYQRKLASAVLDGIDTFFTRQPPPGTLFAARAQAEADAAVGTVAGGSR from the coding sequence ATGACACCGGGCATCCGTAAGTTTTGTGTTTCCGTCCTGACCGCCAGCCTCAGCCTGGCGGTTTTTGCTGCGTGGGCGGGCGAAATCAAGGGCGTTGGTGTGAGCACTGGCGCGACCGGTACGCGTGCAGAAATTCAGCTGGCTGGCAGCAGCGGGTTCAAGACCTTGTCGCTGGCCAACCCGAACCGCCTGGTCGTGGATTTCCCGGATTCGTCTGGCATGCGTGGTTTGAAGCTTCCGCCCGCTACTGGGCTGGTGACCTCTGTACGCACGGGCCAGCCGGTGCCTGGTACGTTCCGAGTGGTGTTCGAACTGGCAACCCCGGTCACGCCGTTGAAGCCGCAGATGCAGACGCTCGGCAGCGCCTCGACGTTGGTGATCGAATGGCCGGGTGATCCGGTGCCGGCTGCCTCTACGGTGGTTACCACGACGACCGCGTCTGCCGCCATGCCGCCAACGCGGCCGGTCAACGCGCAGGCCGAAGCCGCGCGCGCTACCGCAGCTCTGGCCGCGTCTGCGCAGAGCGCTTCATCCATGCCGTCGCCGCCGTCCGCGCCGTCCGTGCCCGCATCGGCGATGCCTACCGTCACACCGGCACCGTTGCCGATCGCCGTCGCCACCGGCGTGCCGACGCCACGCCCAGGTATCACTCCGGTGACGACCAGCACCGCAGCGCCGGCCGGCGTTGCTGGCAACAGTCCTGACCGCGTCACCGTCACCACTGCGGGCGCACCGGTTGGCGCGGCGATGAACGGCAGCAGGGCTTCTGCGGCCGCAATCTTGAATGGTGGCAGCGCTCCAGTCGCTGCCATGTCCGCTAATACCAGTGCAGCTATGCCGAATGCCGCGTCCGGCGCTGTTGCTGCGGCCAACGACGACGACATCCCGCCGCGTCCGGTGCTGCCCAGCGAAGCCTGGCGGGTCAAGATGGCGCCTGGTATGCGGCCGTTGATCGTGGCGATCGATCCCGGCCACGGCGGTCAGGATCCGGGCGCGATGGGTCCAACCGGCAAACGCGAAAAAGACGTCACCCTGGCGGTCGGGCGCGAACTGGCACGCCAGATCAACGCGACGCCCGGTATGAAGGCCTACCTGACCCGGGATACCGACGTGTTCATTCCGCTGCCGATGCGCGCGCAAAAGGCGCGCGCGGCCAAGGCCGATATCTTTATTTCGATTCACGCCGACGCCGCAGAAAACCGTAGCGCGACCGGCTCGTCTGTCTATGTATTGTCGACCAAGGGTGCTTCCTCACAGCGCGCACGTTGGCTGGCCGATAAGGAAAATGCCGCTGATCTGGTAGGTGGCGTACGTCTGCAGCAAACCGAAAGCACGCTGGCCAATGTGCTGCTGGATCTGGCCCAGAGCGGTCATATGAAGGCATCCGAAGATGCTGCCGGGCATGTGCTGGGTGGCCTCAAGCGCATCGGCAATAACCATAAGCCGTCGCTGGAACGTGCCAACTTCGCGGTGCTGCGTACCTCAGACATGCCTGCAATGCTGGTGGAAACCGCGTTTATCTCCAATCCGGACGAAGAGCGTCGCCTGATCGATCCGGCTTACCAGCGCAAGCTTGCCTCGGCGGTGCTGGACGGTATCGATACCTTCTTCACCCGCCAGCCGCCACCGGGCACCTTGTTCGCCGCGCGTGCGCAGGCCGAAGCCGATGCCGCGGTTGGCACCGTGGCCGGCGGTAGCCGCTGA
- a CDS encoding NAD(P)H-hydrate dehydratase, with protein sequence MYAPLDLYDTAAARMLDTQATRLLGGDGYLLMQRAGQAAWQWLLERWPQARRIVVVCGIGNNGGDGYLLARLAQRAGRQVRVVHLPEHGPVSELAQRACTDYLAVGGAIELFPYPLVQADMIVDALFGIGLNRAPDADATALMEAINTAGVPVLALDVPSGIDADHGVALGTAVRAEATLQFIVPHVGLYTGDALEHVGERATASLDVPDSAFDGLKPAAHSWDIDALAAQLRPRRRNTHKGESGRVLCVGGNLGSGGAIMLTTEAALRSGAGLVQVATRVEHVAPLLARCPEAMARAVQADDDITPLADAADVVALGPGLGQDAWAQALWRAVLASDTTVVIDADGLNLLAANEIPTRGLRVLTPHPGEAGRLLGLSTRQVQRDRLAAADALAKRFDAVVVLKGAGSVVAAPRAVPRIIDAGNAGMAVGGMGDLLTGAIAALLGQGWSPFDAASLGALLHACAGDAAARNGERGLLPTDLLPELRRLANAGAIA encoded by the coding sequence ATGTACGCACCGCTCGATCTTTACGACACCGCTGCCGCGCGCATGCTCGATACGCAGGCCACCAGGCTGCTCGGCGGCGACGGCTATCTTTTGATGCAACGCGCCGGGCAGGCTGCCTGGCAATGGTTGCTGGAACGCTGGCCGCAGGCGCGCCGCATCGTGGTGGTGTGCGGCATCGGCAACAACGGTGGCGACGGCTACTTACTGGCGCGGTTGGCGCAGCGGGCCGGGCGCCAGGTGCGCGTGGTGCATCTGCCCGAGCATGGTCCGGTGTCGGAGTTGGCGCAGCGCGCCTGCACCGACTATCTGGCCGTGGGTGGCGCGATCGAATTATTCCCCTATCCGCTGGTGCAAGCCGATATGATCGTCGACGCGTTATTCGGCATCGGTCTCAACCGCGCGCCCGATGCAGACGCAACAGCGTTGATGGAGGCCATCAACACGGCCGGTGTGCCGGTATTGGCGCTGGATGTTCCCAGCGGTATCGATGCCGATCATGGCGTGGCCTTGGGTACTGCGGTGCGCGCGGAGGCTACCCTGCAATTCATCGTGCCGCATGTCGGGCTCTACACCGGCGATGCGTTGGAGCATGTCGGCGAACGTGCAACTGCCTCGCTGGACGTGCCGGACTCTGCGTTCGATGGTCTGAAGCCGGCCGCGCACAGCTGGGACATCGACGCCTTGGCCGCCCAATTGCGCCCGCGTCGACGCAATACGCACAAGGGCGAATCCGGGCGCGTGCTGTGCGTTGGCGGCAACCTTGGCAGCGGCGGCGCGATCATGCTGACCACCGAGGCTGCATTGCGCAGCGGGGCAGGACTGGTGCAAGTCGCCACGCGGGTCGAGCACGTGGCGCCGCTGCTGGCGCGTTGTCCCGAGGCGATGGCGCGCGCGGTACAGGCCGACGACGATATCACCCCCTTGGCTGATGCCGCCGACGTGGTCGCACTCGGCCCCGGGCTGGGGCAGGACGCCTGGGCTCAGGCGTTGTGGCGCGCAGTGCTGGCGTCGGACACCACAGTTGTTATCGATGCCGATGGGTTGAATCTACTAGCCGCCAACGAAATACCGACGCGAGGCTTGCGCGTATTGACCCCCCATCCGGGCGAGGCCGGTCGTTTGCTGGGTCTTTCGACCAGGCAAGTTCAGCGCGATCGCTTGGCCGCTGCCGACGCGCTGGCCAAACGTTTCGACGCGGTAGTGGTGCTCAAGGGCGCCGGCAGCGTGGTCGCCGCACCGCGCGCCGTGCCGCGCATCATCGATGCAGGCAACGCCGGCATGGCGGTCGGCGGCATGGGCGACCTGTTGACGGGCGCGATCGCCGCCTTGCTGGGGCAGGGCTGGTCGCCGTTCGATGCCGCCAGCCTTGGCGCCTTGCTGCACGCCTGCGCTGGCGATGCGGCTGCGCGCAACGGCGAACGCGGGCTGTTGCCGACCGATCTACTGCCCGAACTGCGCCGCCTTGCCAACGCTGGAGCTATTGCATGA
- a CDS encoding IS5 family transposase (programmed frameshift), giving the protein MRQKTYPSDVSRERFEHILPILEQARKRTKPRRVDMYEVWCAVLYVLRTGCQWRALPSDFPKWRTVHAYFAKWSECDDEGVSLLERALKKSQVGVARQKQERNIFSRFLIVDAQSVKNTDTAGQKGYDAGKKVSGIKRHIAVDTQGLPHAIAVTTAEVTDRKGALRALERCQSNLTHVQSLLCDSGYTGVPFAEGVREILGEQLTVQIAKRSELHTFKVMPKRWIVERSFAWLEKNRRLWKNCERKLNTSLQFIHLAFLALLLKRS; this is encoded by the exons ATGCGCCAAAAAACCTATCCGAGCGACGTGAGCCGGGAGCGTTTCGAACACATCCTCCCGATCCTGGAACAAGCGCGCAAGCGCACCAAGCCACGCCGAGTGGATATGTATGAGGTGTGGTGCGCAGTGTTGTACGTGCTGCGAACCGGTTGCCAATGGCGAGCGCTACCCAGCGACTTTCCGAAGTGGCGGACCGTGCACGCGTACTTTGCCAAGTGGAGCGAGTGCGACGATGAAGGAGTGAGCCTGCTGGAGCGGGCGCTCAAAAAATC TCAGGTTGGCGTGGCCCGCCAGAAACAGGAGCGCAACATCTTCAGCAGGTTCTTGATCGTGGACGCGCAGAGCGTCAAGAACACGGACACAGCCGGGCAAAAGGGATATGACGCGGGCAAAAAGGTGTCGGGCATCAAGCGGCATATCGCTGTTGATACCCAGGGGTTGCCCCATGCCATCGCGGTGACGACGGCGGAGGTGACCGACCGCAAAGGTGCGCTGCGGGCGCTGGAGCGCTGTCAGTCAAACTTGACGCATGTACAAAGCCTGCTGTGCGACAGTGGTTACACCGGAGTACCGTTTGCCGAAGGCGTGCGAGAGATTCTAGGCGAGCAGCTCACGGTGCAGATTGCCAAGCGCAGCGAACTGCACACCTTCAAGGTCATGCCCAAGCGCTGGATCGTCGAGCGCAGTTTTGCCTGGCTGGAGAAAAACCGAAGGCTGTGGAAGAACTGCGAGCGCAAACTCAACACCAGCTTGCAGTTCATCCATCTGGCCTTCTTGGCGCTTCTACTCAAAAGATCGTGA
- a CDS encoding DUF3606 domain-containing protein, with product MRDHKHNVGSPDRDRINVNRTNELQDWTKTLGISADALRAAVQNLGPVIATVREHLGK from the coding sequence GCGTGATCACAAACACAACGTGGGCTCGCCCGACCGCGACCGCATCAACGTCAACCGAACTAACGAGCTGCAGGACTGGACCAAAACCCTTGGCATCAGTGCCGATGCACTCCGCGCTGCTGTGCAGAATCTGGGGCCGGTCATCGCGACCGTGCGCGAGCACCTGGGCAAGTAA
- a CDS encoding SUMF1/EgtB/PvdO family nonheme iron enzyme → MCACSRAPTPAPSATPQPAAAAAPSKPNVSIGGEEFAETVAQWQPPAVDLGDEPLAQARKRADQALQEDRLYRDADDAIPLYLAIEQRANGKDAASRRGLEQARGRLIERGEALIEQTQSQDDVLEQARELAIVALALAPQDPKVRALQHKVETAQRVLSFNRAGEDDLRSGRLGEDGNGALVNFRDAAQLDPDNLRTRQGLAAVESGLLARAEQAAEAHDFIGARYWLQMAGQVRDRAPTIADARARVERMRRAQIAALHDAGLHDLISPRGLKPAGEKLAEVLRIADPGDTVAGDLRRRLELVTHYGSLCPGQVFTDGLKVGGRGPQMIVIPHGAFQMGAGDAEPGASDNERPAHYVRFARGLALSITEVTVAEFRQFVEATGARPRATRRGHSVVYDERSGNFIRRSGVDWQSDYNGAQAAPNSPVMHVSIRDAEAYAAWLSEQTGRHYHVPSEAEFEYAVRAGTTGRYPWGNARSPPADAGNFTGGNDVSPSGRHWNNGFVGYDDGFWGPAPAGSFRANLWGLRDMGGNLSEWVADCWHASYRRAPTDGAAWFNPGCRQRMIRGGSWANSPQQTRTPWRQSQDSDTTSARIGFRLARGI, encoded by the coding sequence ATGTGCGCCTGTTCGCGTGCACCGACGCCAGCGCCTTCTGCCACGCCGCAACCGGCGGCCGCGGCGGCGCCGAGCAAGCCGAATGTGTCGATCGGCGGCGAAGAATTCGCCGAGACCGTGGCGCAATGGCAACCGCCGGCAGTGGACCTGGGCGATGAACCCTTGGCGCAGGCGCGCAAGCGCGCGGACCAGGCGTTGCAGGAGGACCGGCTGTATCGCGATGCCGACGATGCGATTCCCTTGTATCTGGCGATCGAACAGCGTGCCAATGGCAAAGATGCGGCCAGCCGCCGCGGACTGGAGCAGGCGCGCGGCCGGTTGATCGAGCGCGGCGAGGCCTTGATCGAACAGACCCAGAGCCAGGACGATGTGCTCGAGCAGGCGCGTGAACTTGCCATCGTGGCGTTGGCGCTCGCCCCACAAGACCCGAAAGTGCGTGCACTGCAACACAAGGTTGAAACCGCGCAGCGCGTGCTCAGCTTCAACCGTGCCGGTGAGGACGATCTGCGCAGCGGACGGCTGGGCGAAGATGGCAATGGCGCACTGGTGAATTTTCGCGATGCCGCGCAACTCGATCCCGACAACCTGCGCACGCGCCAGGGCTTGGCGGCGGTGGAAAGCGGTTTGCTGGCGCGCGCCGAACAGGCGGCCGAGGCGCACGATTTCATCGGTGCGCGCTACTGGCTGCAGATGGCAGGGCAAGTGCGCGACCGTGCGCCCACCATTGCCGATGCGCGCGCCCGGGTGGAGCGCATGCGCCGTGCGCAGATCGCTGCTTTGCACGATGCCGGTCTGCACGACCTGATCTCCCCGCGTGGACTCAAGCCGGCCGGCGAGAAACTGGCCGAGGTGCTGCGCATTGCCGACCCCGGCGACACGGTGGCGGGCGATCTGCGTCGCCGGCTGGAGCTGGTCACCCACTACGGCAGCCTCTGCCCCGGGCAAGTATTTACCGATGGGCTCAAAGTCGGCGGACGCGGGCCGCAGATGATCGTGATTCCGCACGGCGCATTTCAGATGGGCGCGGGCGACGCCGAACCGGGCGCGTCCGACAACGAACGCCCCGCGCATTACGTGCGCTTCGCGCGCGGCCTTGCGCTGTCGATCACCGAAGTGACGGTGGCTGAGTTCCGCCAGTTCGTCGAAGCCACCGGCGCACGGCCGCGTGCCACCCGGCGCGGGCATTCGGTGGTGTACGACGAGCGCAGCGGCAACTTCATCCGTCGCAGCGGCGTGGATTGGCAGTCCGACTACAACGGCGCACAGGCCGCGCCCAACAGCCCGGTGATGCACGTCAGCATTCGCGATGCGGAGGCGTATGCAGCGTGGCTATCGGAACAGACCGGCCGCCATTACCACGTGCCTAGCGAGGCCGAATTCGAATACGCAGTGCGCGCCGGTACCACCGGGCGGTATCCGTGGGGAAACGCGCGCTCGCCCCCGGCCGATGCAGGTAACTTCACCGGCGGCAACGATGTCTCGCCCAGCGGCCGGCATTGGAATAACGGCTTCGTCGGCTACGACGATGGATTCTGGGGGCCGGCACCGGCCGGCAGTTTCCGCGCCAATCTCTGGGGCCTGCGCGACATGGGTGGCAACCTGAGCGAGTGGGTGGCCGACTGCTGGCACGCCAGCTACCGCCGCGCACCAACCGACGGCGCGGCATGGTTCAACCCGGGCTGCCGGCAGCGCATGATTCGCGGCGGCAGCTGGGCCAACTCCCCACAGCAGACGCGCACGCCTTGGCGGCAGTCGCAGGACTCGGATACCACCAGCGCACGCATCGGCTTTCGTCTGGCGCGCGGCATCTAG
- the queG gene encoding tRNA epoxyqueuosine(34) reductase QueG codes for MCAVLARPNPDDAAARIRALAREAGFQRCGITGIELGEDEAHLRSWLEEGLYGTMHWMAQHGDKRSRPQELVPGTLRVLSVGMDYGRKDDTEAWNTLYDGCRAYVARYALGRDYHKLMRNRLQKLAERIQGEIGAFGYRVFVDSAPVLERALARNAGLGWIGKHTCLIDRNGGSWFFLGEIYLDLPLPIDTPATAHCGTCTRCIDICPTQAIIAPYRLDARRCIAYLTIEHDGAIPEDMRKPIGNRIFGCDDCQLICPWNKFAQRTDEADFRARNELDVATLPQLFAWDQDEFLRRTEGSPIRRSGHQRWLRNIAVGLGNAPRTSAVLTALEARRSDDSALVREHVGWALAQHGL; via the coding sequence ATGTGTGCCGTCCTTGCCCGCCCCAATCCCGACGATGCCGCCGCGCGCATCCGTGCGCTCGCGCGCGAAGCGGGCTTTCAACGCTGCGGCATCACCGGCATCGAGCTGGGCGAAGACGAGGCGCATCTGCGCAGCTGGCTGGAAGAAGGTCTGTACGGCACCATGCATTGGATGGCGCAGCATGGCGACAAGCGCTCGCGCCCGCAGGAGCTGGTGCCCGGCACCTTGCGCGTGTTGTCGGTGGGCATGGATTACGGCCGCAAGGACGACACCGAAGCCTGGAACACCTTGTACGATGGATGCCGTGCCTACGTGGCACGCTATGCGCTGGGGCGCGATTACCACAAGCTGATGCGCAACCGGCTGCAGAAATTGGCCGAGCGCATCCAGGGCGAGATCGGCGCGTTCGGCTATCGCGTGTTCGTCGATTCCGCACCGGTGCTGGAGCGTGCATTGGCGCGCAATGCAGGGCTGGGCTGGATCGGCAAACACACCTGCCTGATCGATCGCAACGGCGGCTCGTGGTTCTTTCTGGGCGAAATCTACCTTGACCTGCCGTTGCCCATCGACACCCCGGCCACTGCGCATTGCGGCACCTGTACGCGCTGCATCGACATCTGCCCGACCCAGGCCATCATTGCCCCGTATCGGCTGGATGCGCGCCGCTGCATTGCCTACCTCACCATCGAACACGATGGCGCGATTCCCGAAGACATGCGCAAGCCGATCGGCAACCGCATCTTCGGCTGCGATGATTGCCAGTTGATCTGCCCCTGGAACAAGTTTGCCCAACGCACCGACGAGGCCGACTTCCGCGCCCGCAACGAGTTAGATGTAGCCACACTGCCGCAGCTGTTTGCGTGGGACCAGGACGAATTCCTGCGCCGCACCGAGGGCAGCCCGATTCGTCGCAGCGGCCACCAGCGCTGGCTGCGCAATATCGCGGTGGGTCTTGGCAATGCGCCGCGCACGTCGGCGGTGCTAACGGCATTGGAAGCACGTCGCAGCGACGATTCGGCGCTGGTGCGCGAACACGTCGGCTGGGCGCTAGCGCAACATGGTCTGTGA
- the tsaE gene encoding tRNA (adenosine(37)-N6)-threonylcarbamoyltransferase complex ATPase subunit type 1 TsaE, which yields MSQLDAQLVDTQATETLGQALALVRPASAVVQLHGDLGAGKSTLARALLRALGVSGPIRSPTYTLVERYPLSTGDEAWHLDLYRIGHAGELDFLGLDEGSAGLWLIEWPERGAGALPPVDLDVELAVEGEGRSVRLLGRSDTGRSWLERLALQLELQPLFASVQEE from the coding sequence ATGAGCCAACTCGACGCACAATTAGTCGATACGCAGGCCACCGAAACCCTGGGCCAAGCCTTGGCTTTGGTGCGTCCCGCCAGCGCGGTGGTGCAGCTGCACGGCGATTTGGGCGCTGGCAAATCCACCCTCGCACGCGCGCTGTTACGTGCACTCGGCGTCAGCGGACCGATTCGCAGCCCCACCTACACCTTGGTCGAGCGCTATCCGCTCAGCACTGGTGATGAGGCTTGGCACCTGGACCTGTATCGCATTGGACATGCTGGCGAGCTGGACTTTCTCGGGCTCGACGAGGGCAGCGCAGGCCTGTGGCTGATCGAATGGCCGGAGCGCGGCGCAGGTGCGTTGCCGCCGGTCGATCTGGACGTGGAACTGGCTGTCGAAGGCGAGGGACGAAGCGTCCGGCTGTTGGGTCGCAGCGACACGGGACGCAGCTGGCTGGAGCGCTTGGCGCTGCAGCTGGAGTTGCAGCCTCTTTTTGCCAGCGTACAAGAAGAATGA
- the xseA gene encoding exodeoxyribonuclease VII large subunit translates to MVTGNEQILTPSQLNTLARDLLEGSFPLVWVEAELSSVTRPSSGHLYFTLKDARAQIRCAMFKPKSTWLTFQPREGVHVLARGRLTLYEARGDYQLVLDHMEEAGEGALRRAFDALRARLAAEGLFDTERKQPLPTHMRRLAVITSPSGAAVRDVLSVLSRRFPLLEVDLLPSLVQGDSAAAQITSLLQRADASGRYDVILITRGGGSLEDLWAFNDERLARAIAAAQTPVVSAVGHETDFSLSDFVADVRAPTPSVAAELLVPDQRELVARVQRAHARIAQLQQHALGNAMQRADRLALRLRAHSPQARLQLLHRRQEDAGRQLRARMSQALERLQARVQRGQAQLQSHNPQRNLAPLQQRLRALHPHAAMQRRLQHDRLHLRGLVRSLEAVSPLATVARGYAIVTRPGDGSVVRSAAEVVAGERLRARLADGNIKVRVEPAGD, encoded by the coding sequence ATGGTCACCGGCAACGAACAGATCCTCACCCCCAGCCAGCTCAACACGCTGGCGCGCGACCTGCTGGAGGGCAGCTTTCCGTTGGTCTGGGTGGAAGCAGAGCTGAGCAGTGTCACTCGCCCGTCCTCGGGCCATCTGTATTTCACGCTCAAGGACGCCCGTGCGCAGATCCGTTGCGCGATGTTCAAACCCAAGAGCACCTGGCTGACGTTCCAGCCGCGTGAAGGCGTGCACGTGCTCGCGCGCGGACGCCTGACCCTGTACGAGGCGCGCGGCGACTACCAGTTGGTGCTCGACCATATGGAAGAAGCCGGCGAAGGCGCCTTGCGCCGCGCCTTCGACGCACTGCGCGCGCGCCTGGCAGCCGAAGGTTTGTTCGATACCGAGCGCAAGCAGCCGCTGCCTACGCATATGCGGCGCCTGGCGGTGATCACCTCGCCCAGCGGTGCGGCAGTGCGCGATGTGCTCAGCGTGCTGTCAAGACGCTTTCCGCTCCTGGAAGTGGATCTGTTGCCCTCGCTTGTGCAAGGCGACAGTGCCGCCGCGCAGATCACCTCGCTACTGCAGCGCGCTGATGCGTCCGGGCGCTACGACGTCATCCTGATCACGCGCGGTGGCGGTTCGCTGGAAGATCTGTGGGCGTTCAACGACGAACGCCTGGCACGCGCGATTGCCGCCGCGCAGACGCCGGTGGTGTCGGCGGTGGGACACGAGACCGACTTCAGCCTCAGTGATTTCGTCGCCGATGTGCGTGCACCCACGCCATCGGTCGCGGCTGAACTGCTGGTGCCCGATCAGCGCGAGCTGGTTGCGCGCGTACAGCGTGCGCATGCACGCATTGCCCAATTGCAACAACACGCGCTGGGCAACGCGATGCAGCGCGCCGACCGGCTTGCCTTGCGGCTACGTGCGCACAGCCCGCAGGCGCGGCTGCAGCTGCTGCACCGCCGACAGGAAGACGCCGGCCGCCAGCTGCGCGCGCGCATGAGCCAAGCGCTGGAGCGGTTGCAGGCACGCGTGCAGCGCGGGCAGGCGCAACTGCAATCTCACAACCCGCAACGCAATCTGGCCCCCTTGCAACAGCGCCTTCGTGCACTGCATCCACACGCGGCGATGCAACGCCGTTTGCAGCACGATCGACTGCATCTACGCGGGCTAGTGCGTTCGCTGGAAGCGGTCAGCCCGCTCGCCACGGTAGCGCGTGGCTATGCCATCGTGACCCGCCCCGGCGATGGCAGCGTGGTGCGTAGCGCTGCCGAAGTGGTTGCCGGCGAGCGCCTGCGTGCGCGGCTGGCCGATGGCAACATCAAGGTGCGTGTGGAGCCCGCAGGAGACTGA
- the rnd gene encoding ribonuclease D yields MPHWITHPSELTERLQASRPYRIGLDTEFIRERTYWPQLALVQMAIGEEILLIDPLIPGMNEALKEWLTATDIVKVMHSASEDLVTFKCACEVLPRPLFDTQIAAALAGIGGGMGYQKLVQEVTGTLLTKGETRSDWMRRPLSHAQLEYAADDVRYLFAIHDELTRRLTEQDRLGWLAEDAERLLATVEQDDGERWPHVSLRTAQFLEPAAQRRLLRLLRWRDLQARQRDRPRSWILDNELASQLARFPPADLDALLRQFDKFPKAPRKLASAVWEVLNTPLPDEDGAPLAQAATDGSKAVLKRLQDTVTQRSRELGLPDGLLASRRHLETLIEQRSWPAALGQWRREVLEAQVMPLLDDAAAS; encoded by the coding sequence GTGCCCCATTGGATCACTCACCCCTCCGAGCTGACCGAACGCCTACAGGCCTCGCGTCCCTACCGCATTGGCCTGGATACCGAGTTCATTCGCGAACGCACCTACTGGCCGCAGTTGGCGCTGGTGCAGATGGCCATCGGCGAGGAGATCCTGCTGATCGACCCGCTGATTCCAGGCATGAACGAGGCGCTCAAGGAGTGGTTGACCGCCACGGATATCGTCAAGGTAATGCACAGTGCCAGCGAGGATCTGGTCACCTTCAAATGTGCGTGCGAGGTGTTGCCGCGGCCGTTGTTCGATACCCAGATCGCTGCGGCGCTGGCCGGTATCGGCGGTGGCATGGGCTATCAAAAGCTGGTGCAGGAAGTCACCGGCACCTTGCTGACCAAGGGTGAGACGCGCTCTGACTGGATGCGCCGCCCGTTGTCGCATGCGCAGTTGGAATACGCCGCCGACGACGTGCGCTATCTGTTTGCAATCCACGACGAACTCACCCGCCGCCTGACCGAGCAGGACCGCTTGGGCTGGTTGGCCGAAGATGCCGAGCGCCTGCTCGCCACGGTCGAGCAGGACGATGGCGAGCGTTGGCCACATGTGAGCCTGCGCACTGCGCAATTTCTGGAGCCGGCCGCGCAACGCCGGCTGCTGCGCTTGCTGCGTTGGCGCGATCTGCAGGCGCGGCAACGCGACCGCCCGCGCAGTTGGATCCTGGACAACGAACTGGCCAGCCAGTTGGCACGCTTCCCACCCGCCGATCTGGACGCCCTGTTGCGCCAGTTCGACAAGTTTCCCAAGGCACCGCGCAAGCTCGCTTCCGCGGTGTGGGAGGTGCTCAATACGCCGCTTCCCGACGAAGACGGCGCACCGTTGGCGCAGGCTGCCACTGACGGCAGCAAGGCAGTGCTCAAGCGTCTGCAGGATACGGTCACGCAACGCAGCCGCGAGCTCGGTTTGCCGGACGGTCTGCTGGCCTCGCGCCGGCACCTGGAAACCTTGATCGAACAACGCAGCTGGCCGGCCGCGCTCGGCCAATGGCGTCGCGAGGTGCTGGAAGCGCAGGTGATGCCGTTGCTGGATGACGCTGCAGCGTCGTGA